One genomic segment of Candidatus Schekmanbacteria bacterium includes these proteins:
- a CDS encoding PAS domain-containing protein, producing the protein MLLWVFIFVIIPLGFVSYRIYEYGKKIITDQIYSNLEIEADNGKTQLLLFIENKKSRTLDFSISSTLQNCLREVNNNNRDYSEDINNLRQNLVKKKIPIDPDIYDILIFDSKGNIVLVTDEAHISSKEIEPEYFLEGKKGISVEPIEDVSAIRHFSISAPVTDSYTHQFLGVITVRFKAERMDSMLTGDSPVLGNADITINKNLHKGDNIFILNKNLTVVAGDPELLSKKINIAPLTRSYTSRKNYVGEFTGINGKKFLCASSFVAETEGLIVVSVVKDEALRPLRELFLKVFPLTTATGIMVILLTLVLAKNISTPIIDMVNTTERITNGNWNEMVTVKEKNGEIVRLANSVNMMIKTLHNSFQNLAESEERLQSIINNSPAIIFVKDINGHYIMINRQFEDFFHLDNKNIKGKTDYDFFPKDTADKLKENDRTVIETGVPLEMEETVPQDDIIHTYISVKFPLLDTSGNTYAVCGISTDITERKKLEEQLRQTQKMESIGLLAGGVAHDFNNILTGMTGYADLLSRQIPEVPKAQRYLEEIKKSITRATGLTRQLLAFSRKQTLQPTIVNINSLIDNTSKMLQRLIGEDIDLKFIPTPDLGNARADIGQMEQVLMNLAVNARDAMPNGGKLTIETANVNIDKEYVNSHPGAKSGPHIMMALSDTGCGMDEQTQKRIFEPFFTTKESGKGTGLGLATVYGIVKQHGGSIYVYSEKNKGTTFKIYIPRVEEAVKETKTKNDEMELPRGNETILVAEDDDAVRNLVKMILSELGYNVLCASDPSEAENIFKENKDQIKLLLTDMIMPGCNGEELYEKLKAQKPSLKKILMSGYTDKGIIRNGIIKGNIPFIQKPFTTASLALKVRAILDVK; encoded by the coding sequence ATGTTATTGTGGGTTTTCATCTTTGTAATAATCCCATTAGGTTTTGTAAGTTACCGTATCTACGAATACGGAAAGAAAATAATCACAGACCAGATTTACAGCAACCTAGAGATAGAAGCAGATAATGGAAAAACCCAGCTTCTTCTTTTTATAGAAAACAAGAAATCAAGGACTCTTGATTTCAGCATATCTAGTACTCTTCAAAACTGCCTTCGTGAAGTAAATAACAATAATAGAGATTATTCTGAAGATATAAATAATTTAAGACAGAATCTGGTTAAAAAGAAAATACCCATAGACCCTGATATTTACGACATACTTATTTTCGACAGCAAAGGTAATATTGTTCTCGTAACAGATGAGGCACATATAAGTTCTAAGGAAATTGAACCTGAATATTTTCTTGAAGGTAAAAAAGGAATAAGCGTTGAGCCTATTGAGGATGTTTCAGCAATACGCCATTTTAGTATTTCTGCACCGGTTACTGATTCTTATACGCATCAATTTTTAGGTGTAATTACTGTTCGTTTCAAAGCAGAAAGAATGGATAGTATGCTAACCGGAGACTCACCAGTTTTAGGTAATGCGGACATAACTATTAATAAGAATTTACATAAGGGAGATAATATATTTATCTTAAATAAGAACCTGACAGTTGTTGCGGGTGATCCTGAACTTCTTTCTAAGAAAATCAATATTGCACCTTTAACCCGATCATACACCTCCCGCAAAAATTATGTGGGAGAGTTCACTGGAATCAATGGGAAAAAATTTCTATGTGCTTCTTCATTTGTTGCAGAAACAGAAGGTTTAATAGTTGTTTCTGTCGTTAAAGATGAGGCATTGAGACCTTTGCGGGAATTGTTCTTGAAAGTCTTTCCTCTGACCACTGCCACAGGGATAATGGTAATTTTGCTGACTCTTGTTCTTGCAAAAAATATTTCAACTCCAATCATTGACATGGTGAACACCACAGAACGTATTACCAATGGCAATTGGAATGAGATGGTTACAGTAAAAGAAAAAAATGGAGAGATTGTAAGACTTGCTAACTCCGTTAATATGATGATTAAAACATTACACAATTCGTTTCAGAACCTTGCAGAAAGCGAGGAGCGCCTTCAATCAATAATTAACAATTCACCTGCCATCATTTTTGTAAAAGACATCAACGGGCACTATATTATGATCAACCGCCAGTTTGAAGATTTCTTTCATCTAGATAATAAAAACATAAAAGGAAAAACTGATTATGACTTTTTCCCTAAAGATACTGCTGACAAATTAAAGGAAAACGACAGAACAGTTATTGAGACAGGTGTTCCGCTTGAGATGGAAGAAACAGTTCCGCAGGACGACATAATTCATACATACATATCAGTTAAGTTTCCTTTGCTTGATACTTCCGGTAATACCTATGCGGTTTGCGGCATCTCAACTGACATAACAGAACGCAAGAAGTTAGAAGAACAGCTCCGTCAGACTCAGAAAATGGAGAGCATCGGACTACTGGCTGGCGGAGTTGCCCATGACTTCAACAATATCCTCACAGGGATGACAGGTTACGCAGACCTGCTTTCCAGACAAATTCCGGAAGTTCCCAAGGCACAACGGTATCTCGAGGAAATTAAGAAATCAATAACCCGTGCAACTGGATTAACAAGGCAGCTTCTTGCTTTCAGTCGCAAGCAAACTCTTCAACCGACCATAGTCAACATTAATTCTCTCATCGATAATACTTCGAAAATGCTGCAAAGACTCATTGGTGAAGATATTGATCTAAAATTCATACCGACTCCAGATTTAGGAAATGCCCGTGCTGACATAGGACAGATGGAACAGGTTTTAATGAACCTTGCAGTTAATGCACGCGATGCAATGCCTAATGGCGGTAAACTTACGATAGAAACAGCTAACGTGAACATAGACAAAGAATATGTAAACAGTCACCCAGGTGCAAAAAGCGGCCCTCATATCATGATGGCACTAAGTGATACCGGTTGCGGAATGGATGAACAAACTCAAAAACGCATATTTGAACCATTTTTCACTACAAAAGAGTCTGGAAAAGGAACTGGATTGGGCCTTGCTACAGTTTATGGAATAGTAAAACAACATGGAGGAAGCATCTATGTTTACAGCGAGAAAAACAAAGGAACAACATTTAAAATATACATTCCAAGAGTAGAGGAAGCGGTAAAAGAAACTAAAACAAAAAATGACGAGATGGAACTACCGCGTGGGAATGAGACCATACTTGTTGCTGAAGATGACGATGCCGTAAGAAACCTTGTCAAAATGATTCTCTCAGAGCTTGGATATAATGTTTTATGTGCATCAGATCCTTCAGAAGCAGAAAATATTTTTAAAGAAAACAAGGATCAAATAAAGCTGTTACTCACAGATATGATAATGCCGGGATGTAACGGTGAAGAGCTTTATGAAAAATTAAAAGCCCAAAAACCATCATTGAAAAAAATATTGATGTCAGGATACACAGACAAAGGAATTATCAGAAATGGAATAATAAAAGGGAATATCCCATTCATACAAAAGCCATTTACAACAGCTAGTCTTGCATTAAAGGTGAGAGCGATACTTGATGTGAAATAG
- a CDS encoding purine-binding chemotaxis protein CheW, producing the protein MEDIEKKKTAGGKFLTFFLGKEEYGLEILKVHEIIGIVPITAVPRTPAYLPGIINLRGKIIPVMDIRSKFEMTKVKQTEQTCIIIVQAQGIQAGIIVDRVSEVLNIVSEHIENPPSFGAGVNTEYILGIGKSDGKIKLLLDLDKIITDNDITHLNLSEFQEEHKIRDKAA; encoded by the coding sequence ATGGAAGATATTGAAAAGAAAAAAACTGCTGGAGGGAAATTTCTTACTTTTTTTCTTGGTAAAGAGGAATACGGGCTTGAAATACTTAAAGTCCATGAGATTATAGGGATTGTACCGATTACAGCTGTACCGCGCACACCTGCATATTTGCCAGGCATAATCAATCTAAGAGGGAAAATAATCCCTGTTATGGATATTCGTTCGAAATTCGAAATGACTAAGGTCAAACAGACCGAGCAAACGTGTATTATAATTGTTCAAGCTCAAGGAATACAGGCAGGAATCATTGTAGACAGAGTTTCAGAAGTTCTGAATATTGTTTCTGAGCATATTGAAAATCCACCATCTTTCGGTGCGGGAGTGAACACTGAATATATTCTTGGAATTGGAAAATCTGATGGAAAAATAAAATTATTATTGGATTTAGATAAAATAATCACAGACAATGACATTACACATCTGAATCTTTCCGAGTTTCAGGAAGAACACAAGATAAGGGATAAAGCCGCTTAA
- a CDS encoding 6-phosphofructokinase, with protein sequence MKKIGVLTGGGDCPGLNAVLRAVVRRSSQYGYQIIGIKRGWQGLIFGETEPLTNFSVSGILPRGGTIIGTSRTNPYKNNEQLQMLHNNYKKFGLDAIIAIGGEDTLGVACKLSKEGLKIVGVPKTIDNDLSGTDFTFGFDTAVSVVTEAIDRLHSTAESHDRIMVLEVMGRHTGWIATFGGIAGGADTILIPEVPFDIDEVCKTLQQRHARGKNFSIIVVAEGSRENTMNEALTTSEQVDDFGHVKLGGIGSYLAAQIEKRTGYDTRVTVLGHVQRGGTPTAYDRVLATRYGIAAVDLIKDENFGMMVSFHCNRMEAIGLEEVVAKLKTVDLDLYDIAKVFFG encoded by the coding sequence ATGAAAAAAATAGGAGTACTTACTGGTGGCGGTGATTGTCCCGGATTAAACGCTGTGTTAAGAGCTGTAGTAAGGCGAAGCTCTCAGTACGGCTATCAGATTATCGGAATAAAACGCGGCTGGCAGGGATTGATATTTGGAGAAACTGAACCGCTTACAAATTTTTCTGTTTCAGGGATATTGCCCCGCGGCGGAACTATAATTGGAACATCAAGAACAAACCCCTACAAGAATAATGAGCAGCTTCAGATGCTGCACAATAATTATAAGAAGTTTGGACTTGATGCAATCATAGCAATAGGCGGCGAAGATACTCTGGGCGTTGCATGCAAACTTTCAAAAGAAGGCTTAAAAATAGTAGGAGTACCAAAAACAATAGACAATGATTTGAGCGGAACAGATTTTACTTTTGGTTTTGATACAGCTGTATCTGTAGTAACAGAAGCCATAGACAGGCTTCACTCAACTGCAGAATCTCATGACAGGATAATGGTATTGGAAGTAATGGGACGACATACCGGATGGATAGCCACTTTTGGAGGAATCGCAGGCGGCGCAGATACGATTCTTATTCCTGAAGTCCCGTTCGATATCGACGAAGTCTGCAAAACTTTACAGCAGAGACATGCCCGTGGAAAAAATTTCAGCATAATAGTTGTTGCAGAAGGATCAAGAGAAAATACTATGAATGAAGCGCTGACAACAAGTGAGCAGGTAGATGATTTTGGACATGTAAAGCTTGGAGGTATAGGAAGCTACCTTGCCGCACAGATAGAAAAAAGGACAGGATATGATACCCGTGTAACTGTGCTGGGTCATGTGCAGCGCGGCGGAACACCAACCGCCTATGATCGGGTGCTGGCAACAAGATACGGTATTGCCGCAGTGGATCTGATCAAAGATGAAAATTTTGGCATGATGGTTTCCTTTCACTGTAACAGGATGGAAGCCATAGGACTTGAAGAAGTTGTAGCCAAACTTAAAACTGTTGATCTTGATTTATACGATATAGCAAAAGTATTTTTCGGGTAA
- the mraZ gene encoding division/cell wall cluster transcriptional repressor MraZ, which produces MQLSSNTSFTGTYSHTIDSKGRLSIPSEFREILKNKYTEEIQLFKSPINRCIVAYPMSEWEIFQSRLDKLSKYNPQEWKIRAFILSSTRPCIIDKAGRILIPTDLRNYSGLDKDVVLWGDITSFEIWNTERWNKVYDDTRENPDVADFIGEIFAKKGL; this is translated from the coding sequence ATGCAGCTTTCTTCCAATACTTCATTTACAGGTACATATTCTCACACTATTGATTCAAAGGGAAGGCTTAGTATCCCTTCTGAATTCAGAGAGATATTAAAAAACAAATATACTGAAGAAATCCAGTTATTTAAAAGCCCCATAAACCGCTGTATTGTTGCCTATCCGATGTCTGAATGGGAGATATTTCAATCCCGTCTCGACAAGCTCAGCAAGTATAACCCGCAGGAATGGAAAATCAGGGCGTTTATTCTATCGAGCACCCGTCCATGCATAATTGATAAGGCAGGCAGGATATTAATTCCAACAGATCTGAGAAACTATTCCGGTCTTGATAAGGATGTTGTCCTTTGGGGAGATATAACGAGTTTTGAGATATGGAACACGGAACGCTGGAATAAGGTCTATGATGATACCCGCGAAAATCCTGATGTAGCAGATTTCATCGGCGAGATATTTGCAAAAAAGGGACTGTGA
- the rsmH gene encoding 16S rRNA (cytosine(1402)-N(4))-methyltransferase RsmH: protein MVRFHKPVMLNEVVQCFSAITDDVIVDGTLGGGGHSEEILKNLSDKGKLIGIDLDQEALAESANKLSSFGSKVKLVRGNFSDLGQILKDLKIEKVGGVLFDLGVSSHQFDSNVRGFSFVRDGALDMRMDTRSELNAFRLVNECSAHELKRIIKEYGEERWSGKIAAAIVQSRKKEEISSTHQLADIISNSIPRKFWPSRIHPATKTFQALRIAVNSELENLKQGLKAACSMLRKGGRICIISYHSLEDRIVKKFIAQEEKGCICPPEFIKCVCGKEQTLKRINRKPLRPSPEEVAQNPRARSALLRMAEKVS from the coding sequence ATGGTGAGATTTCACAAACCGGTAATGTTGAATGAGGTGGTTCAATGTTTTTCTGCAATCACTGATGACGTGATTGTTGATGGAACTTTAGGGGGAGGCGGACATAGCGAGGAGATCCTGAAAAACCTATCGGACAAAGGAAAGCTTATAGGGATTGATCTTGATCAAGAAGCGCTTGCGGAATCGGCAAACAAGCTTTCCTCATTCGGTTCTAAAGTGAAACTTGTCCGGGGAAACTTTAGCGATTTGGGGCAGATTCTTAAAGATCTTAAGATTGAAAAAGTAGGAGGAGTCCTTTTTGACCTTGGTGTTTCAAGCCATCAGTTTGACAGTAATGTGAGAGGGTTCAGTTTTGTTCGGGATGGAGCGTTAGACATGAGGATGGATACCAGAAGCGAGTTGAATGCATTTCGCCTGGTTAATGAATGTTCCGCGCACGAATTGAAAAGAATAATAAAAGAATACGGGGAGGAGAGGTGGTCTGGAAAGATTGCTGCGGCTATAGTTCAAAGCAGGAAAAAAGAAGAAATTTCATCCACTCATCAGCTGGCAGATATTATTTCTAATTCTATTCCAAGAAAATTTTGGCCCAGCCGCATTCATCCCGCCACAAAAACCTTCCAGGCTTTGAGGATTGCAGTTAACAGTGAGCTTGAAAATCTCAAACAGGGTCTCAAGGCTGCGTGCAGCATGCTTAGAAAGGGAGGGAGAATCTGCATTATATCCTATCACTCTCTGGAGGACAGGATAGTAAAAAAATTTATAGCGCAGGAAGAAAAAGGATGTATATGCCCGCCTGAATTTATCAAGTGTGTCTGCGGGAAAGAGCAGACTTTGAAGAGGATTAACAGAAAACCATTAAGGCCGTCGCCTGAAGAGGTAGCTCAAAACCCGAGAGCAAGAAGCGCTCTTTTAAGAATGGCAGAAAAAGTAAGCTGA
- a CDS encoding penicillin-binding protein 2 has protein sequence MKARSIESMKSNTGFGDARRRLKLILYCLSSLFALALIKDFYLQVIASSTLSAKAANQFQRAIEIKPRRGAIFDRNRCSLAESIEVNSVFAIPRGISDARKTASVLARVLTLNESEVIKKLSVNKAFVWIKRLISDDEYKKLCELNLEGVGFIEENKRIYPQDSLGGQMLGFTGIDNEGLEGVERQFEKHIAGLSGIKVITEHDARGKSPFVYEKPVTDGDNIVLTLDKNIQHIVQTELAKGVIEANAKGGTAIVIDPSNGDIIAIANYPEFNPNERKSYKPSAWRNKAISDFFEPGSLFKVVMASAALENKIVSPYTMIDCSPGYITVGNRRIKDAHPHGVLSFKEVIGKSSNVGSIKVSLKMGKDLLYKYIKLYGFGDKTGVGLQGESSGMLRDPSKWSGVSIGSITIGQEIAVTPLQLTMAYAVIANGGVLYKPRLLKRIEGWDGTLKDSFEPVPVRRVMSKETAFTLRDILKTVVEDGGTATLAGIDGFTVAGKTGTAQKAGNGGYLSGKFFSSFVGFLPADNPKIVISVIIDEPVGAYYGGVVAAPIFRSIAERSMLYLGVKPDVETDKPLLAEENNKEASEPPKIKKVNASSPVVKVSPPNKRKS, from the coding sequence GTGAAAGCACGCTCAATTGAAAGCATGAAGTCCAATACGGGCTTTGGAGATGCGAGACGGAGACTTAAGCTTATCCTCTACTGCCTTAGTTCTCTTTTTGCGCTGGCACTTATTAAGGATTTTTATCTTCAGGTCATAGCAAGCAGTACGCTTTCCGCAAAAGCTGCAAACCAGTTTCAGCGTGCTATAGAGATTAAACCCAGGCGGGGTGCGATATTTGACAGGAACCGCTGCAGCCTTGCTGAAAGCATTGAAGTGAATTCCGTGTTTGCGATTCCAAGGGGGATATCAGATGCAAGAAAGACCGCATCTGTGCTGGCTAGGGTTTTAACGCTCAATGAATCTGAAGTTATTAAAAAACTTTCTGTTAACAAAGCATTCGTCTGGATAAAACGTCTCATATCTGATGATGAATATAAAAAACTTTGCGAACTGAATCTTGAAGGGGTTGGATTTATAGAAGAGAACAAAAGAATTTACCCTCAGGATTCTTTAGGCGGTCAGATGTTAGGCTTTACGGGAATTGATAATGAGGGACTTGAGGGGGTTGAGCGTCAGTTTGAAAAGCATATAGCGGGTCTATCAGGTATTAAAGTTATCACAGAACATGATGCGCGCGGCAAAAGTCCTTTTGTTTATGAAAAACCTGTGACTGACGGAGACAATATAGTTCTTACCCTTGATAAAAATATTCAGCACATAGTTCAGACCGAGCTTGCAAAAGGGGTAATTGAAGCTAATGCAAAAGGGGGAACTGCCATTGTAATAGACCCGTCCAACGGCGATATTATCGCCATAGCAAACTATCCGGAGTTTAATCCTAACGAGAGGAAAAGCTATAAACCGTCAGCCTGGAGAAACAAGGCAATCAGCGATTTCTTTGAACCAGGTTCACTTTTCAAAGTTGTCATGGCATCGGCGGCGCTGGAGAACAAGATAGTATCACCCTATACCATGATCGATTGCAGTCCCGGATATATCACTGTGGGAAACAGGAGAATCAAAGATGCCCATCCACACGGCGTTCTTTCATTTAAAGAAGTGATAGGAAAATCAAGCAATGTAGGTTCGATAAAAGTATCTTTAAAGATGGGCAAGGACCTCCTTTACAAATACATAAAACTTTACGGGTTTGGGGACAAAACAGGGGTAGGTCTTCAGGGCGAATCATCAGGGATGCTGAGAGATCCTTCAAAATGGTCAGGTGTGTCCATAGGTTCAATCACAATAGGTCAGGAAATAGCTGTCACACCGCTTCAGCTTACCATGGCTTATGCAGTCATTGCCAACGGCGGAGTGTTATACAAACCGCGGCTTTTGAAAAGAATCGAAGGCTGGGATGGGACATTGAAGGATAGCTTTGAACCGGTTCCTGTAAGAAGGGTTATGTCAAAAGAAACTGCATTCACACTAAGGGATATCCTGAAAACAGTTGTTGAAGATGGCGGGACTGCGACTCTTGCCGGGATTGACGGTTTTACTGTGGCAGGGAAAACAGGCACTGCGCAGAAAGCCGGGAACGGAGGTTATTTGAGCGGTAAGTTTTTTTCTTCTTTTGTTGGTTTCCTTCCTGCTGACAATCCCAAAATTGTTATCAGTGTCATAATAGATGAGCCTGTCGGTGCTTATTACGGAGGAGTAGTTGCAGCACCTATTTTCAGGAGCATAGCTGAACGTTCAATGCTTTATCTTGGAGTTAAACCTGACGTGGAAACTGATAAGCCTCTTCTTGCTGAGGAAAATAACAAAGAGGCATCTGAGCCTCCAAAGATAAAAAAGGTTAATGCAAGTTCTCCTGTTGTAAAAGTATCTCCTCCCAACAAGAGAAAAAGCTGA
- a CDS encoding UDP-N-acetylmuramoyl-L-alanyl-D-glutamate--2,6-diaminopimelate ligase, with translation MNLDELLTNIDCKKITSAGLDMEISGISCDSRECAPGFLFAAMNGAKSDGHGYILDALNRGASVFMVDEGFEYEKLGSKNPSAVFLTCSDTRKSFGMAAANFYGNPSSKIKLVGVTGTNGKTTITYLINSILEKAGRNTGLIGTIIYKIGPEVFPSSLTTPDSGKLQRFFSQMIDAGVDSAVIEVSSHAVHMKRIAGCEFDVGIFTNLTSEHMDFHTSMEDYYLCKKDFFTNMLSQDGKKSKSFVINIDDPWGKRLVKELGVETVTYSMSEPEATVSLVSVISDSWGIDAKISIKGNILNICSPLSGRFNIYNIMAAAGACWSLGVEAAAIEAGIEELQVVPGRFQRIENNQGIDVIVDYAHTPDAIEKLLTEARRICECRLITVFGCGGDRDRSKRPLMGELAGRLSDLVFVTSDNPRSEDPQSIISEILSGMTGGMTGRVAVVEDRSIAIESAIMEAEKGDMVIIAGKGHEDYQLIGGKIINFDDREEAGKALEKKKGKM, from the coding sequence ATGAATCTGGATGAACTATTGACTAATATTGACTGCAAAAAAATTACATCTGCCGGGCTGGATATGGAAATAAGCGGAATCAGCTGCGATTCACGTGAGTGCGCCCCGGGATTTTTATTTGCCGCCATGAACGGTGCCAAAAGCGACGGCCATGGTTACATATTAGATGCGCTCAACAGAGGTGCATCTGTCTTCATGGTAGATGAAGGATTTGAATATGAAAAGCTGGGAAGTAAAAATCCATCCGCAGTTTTTTTAACGTGCAGTGATACGAGAAAGAGCTTCGGTATGGCTGCAGCTAATTTTTACGGCAACCCTTCTTCAAAGATAAAACTCGTAGGTGTTACAGGAACAAACGGAAAAACAACTATCACTTATCTGATTAATTCCATACTTGAAAAAGCAGGAAGGAATACAGGCCTTATAGGCACAATAATATACAAAATAGGTCCTGAGGTTTTTCCTTCTTCCCTGACCACCCCTGACTCCGGGAAACTACAGAGATTTTTCAGTCAGATGATAGATGCAGGTGTGGACAGCGCTGTAATAGAGGTTTCATCTCATGCTGTTCACATGAAGAGAATTGCAGGCTGCGAGTTTGATGTCGGAATATTTACCAACCTTACATCAGAACACATGGATTTTCACACAAGCATGGAAGACTATTATCTCTGCAAAAAAGACTTCTTTACAAACATGCTCAGCCAGGACGGAAAGAAATCAAAAAGTTTTGTCATAAATATTGATGACCCATGGGGGAAAAGGCTTGTTAAAGAACTGGGAGTCGAAACTGTTACTTACAGCATGAGTGAACCGGAAGCCACAGTTAGTCTGGTGTCAGTTATTTCAGACAGCTGGGGTATTGATGCAAAAATATCAATCAAAGGGAATATTCTGAATATATGTTCTCCGCTTTCAGGAAGATTTAATATCTACAACATAATGGCTGCTGCCGGGGCGTGCTGGTCGCTGGGTGTTGAGGCTGCCGCAATTGAAGCCGGGATAGAGGAATTGCAGGTTGTTCCGGGAAGGTTTCAGCGGATTGAGAACAACCAGGGGATCGATGTGATAGTCGATTATGCTCATACCCCTGATGCCATTGAAAAACTCCTGACAGAGGCGAGACGTATCTGTGAGTGCCGTCTTATAACCGTATTTGGCTGCGGCGGCGACCGTGACAGAAGCAAACGGCCGCTTATGGGAGAGCTTGCAGGAAGGTTAAGCGACCTTGTATTTGTTACATCAGACAACCCGCGAAGTGAAGACCCTCAGTCCATTATATCGGAGATTCTTTCAGGTATGACCGGCGGCATGACCGGACGGGTTGCAGTGGTTGAGGACAGAAGCATTGCAATAGAATCTGCGATAATGGAGGCGGAAAAAGGGGATATGGTGATTATAGCTGGAAAGGGACATGAGGATTACCAGCTAATTGGCGGGAAGATTATCAATTTTGATGACAGAGAAGAAGCAGGCAAAGCGCTTGAGAAGAAAAAAGGGAAGATGTGA
- a CDS encoding UDP-N-acetylmuramoyl-tripeptide--D-alanyl-D-alanine ligase, protein MKRYFLEEIIEATGAQCFGNKKKVFFSKVSIDSRKCAADEVFFAITGDKFDGHNFIRVALENGAGGAVFSDRNKVEGIIEKNPDVSLLEVKDTLSALQSLARYYRRKVNPLVIGITGSNGKSTTKEILSSVLGMNGEVLKNPGNFNNLVGLPLSILPVEEGCRYAVLEMGMSAAGEIKKLCDIAEPVVGIITNVGLSHSENFSGIEGIGMAKAEMASFIHENGGTLLYNGDDPVLEKIPQITAGKTVTFGTGKDCDVRMYDLETYENGSAFKFASGDINEEIHVGMPGIHNAYNCLAAIACALHLGMSSDEIKKGVSEARSLPGRTTLFELAGGICLVDDTYNANPLSFGRAIEYFATLKKSGRKVIVMGDMFELGKFSDESHRQIGRLSAEKGITILITVGTLSLAAAEEAVKSGMNKEMVFSFSGAEEAGRALVDMLSSGDSVLVKGSRGVHLETVVAMLKEKFGGANGDKE, encoded by the coding sequence GTGAAAAGATATTTTCTGGAAGAAATTATTGAGGCAACCGGGGCTCAATGTTTCGGGAACAAAAAAAAAGTTTTTTTCTCAAAGGTGTCAATAGATTCAAGGAAGTGTGCGGCAGACGAGGTTTTCTTTGCAATAACAGGAGATAAGTTTGACGGGCATAACTTTATCAGGGTGGCTTTGGAAAACGGGGCAGGAGGCGCTGTTTTTTCAGACAGGAATAAAGTGGAAGGAATTATTGAAAAAAATCCTGATGTCAGCCTGCTTGAAGTTAAGGACACGCTTTCAGCGCTCCAGTCTCTTGCAAGATATTACAGGAGAAAGGTAAATCCGTTGGTTATAGGGATAACAGGAAGTAACGGCAAATCGACGACAAAGGAGATACTCTCATCTGTGCTGGGCATGAATGGGGAAGTTCTTAAAAACCCGGGAAATTTCAACAACCTTGTCGGGCTTCCGCTCAGCATATTGCCTGTTGAGGAAGGGTGCCGTTATGCAGTTCTCGAGATGGGAATGAGCGCGGCGGGCGAGATAAAAAAACTTTGCGATATAGCAGAACCGGTTGTCGGGATAATTACAAACGTCGGACTTTCACATTCTGAGAATTTTTCCGGCATAGAAGGAATAGGAATGGCTAAGGCTGAGATGGCATCATTCATCCATGAAAACGGAGGGACATTACTCTATAACGGTGATGATCCGGTGCTTGAAAAAATACCACAGATAACCGCAGGAAAGACAGTTACCTTCGGGACGGGAAAAGATTGCGATGTAAGAATGTATGACCTTGAGACTTACGAAAATGGGAGTGCATTTAAGTTTGCTTCCGGAGACATCAATGAAGAGATACACGTAGGTATGCCTGGGATTCACAATGCTTATAACTGTCTTGCGGCAATAGCATGTGCACTCCATCTCGGTATGAGCTCCGATGAGATAAAAAAGGGAGTTTCTGAAGCCAGATCGCTTCCCGGCAGAACCACACTTTTTGAACTTGCCGGCGGGATCTGCCTTGTTGATGATACATATAATGCGAATCCATTATCCTTTGGGAGAGCCATCGAATATTTTGCAACTCTGAAAAAGAGCGGACGCAAGGTGATTGTCATGGGGGATATGTTCGAACTTGGAAAATTCTCTGATGAATCGCACAGGCAGATCGGCAGGCTTTCCGCAGAGAAGGGAATTACTATTCTTATTACAGTCGGCACCCTTTCTCTGGCAGCAGCAGAGGAGGCGGTAAAAAGCGGAATGAATAAAGAAATGGTTTTTTCTTTTTCCGGTGCGGAAGAAGCTGGAAGGGCCCTTGTGGATATGCTTTCCAGCGGAGATTCTGTTCTCGTAAAAGGATCAAGGGGAGTGCATCTTGAGACTGTTGTAGCAATGCTTAAGGAAAAATTCGGCGGGGCAAACGGGGATAAGGAATAA